In Anopheles gambiae chromosome 2, idAnoGambNW_F1_1, whole genome shotgun sequence, a single window of DNA contains:
- the LOC1276282 gene encoding protein encore isoform X4, giving the protein MKIAGGKGKHLTRSHAMRESTSPPRTPTPRSPSDTHTTSSSSSSSNPISGGGGGGGSTGGTINTTTASTTTTTTNAVATSSSSTSGNNNNNNNIGTLCNGPQSQHERGNGGASASASTMMSDTDSLAKHNSSGPGGGGGGGGSSGNGSPNIVLFAGGEEQRSTSGKSQLDLDFPKLTPPKTSFNPNAGSNGSNQHHPKSNGSVKNNGGGKANGAAAVCETDKSTATSTGTTKQLSAAPTVVSTVGSPTQPGGSSIDTPDGGGAGRGGGMPAGPTNPSNHNHLVSGEQAMGGEPTTASSDRQQHSPATSPANSSSNYCDSDGRHGPYQHQQQREVNFSSSQDGAATDGPINIQFSHETETRYIQCDSPTDGLMRSSGVVAGTGPTATPPSGGKKRSGASGKGGNKAARLKNLSGGSSSSVDGGGGGLGGGGGMASFMSRDSLCDPFTDQSGVNLLQFFKETLNKNFKDRNMLMKIEKELLSLAMDRSRSQMKFPPMSSYNRMLIHRVAAYFGMEHNVDATQQCVIAEVTPATRIPDIRFKNLISDSFSEEPRKSILKRDTHSFDEYHRFGGGGGGDGGGGGGGGGGRGGGSGLLHCPDRGMLDRKAKSFEERDEEYDKSKRRLFKNREHDSESDQWQWISTDGVGVAGGGGGGPTLIDVHAVRHQQKLQNNRLLKVQSVSIEGRSDERPCVSKSHSFGGYGGSSQNASLLRGDSITSTKSAGARLFTKQDSNASTNTPWRLSPSSSGSYLTSSYKTQSIRSDSVTPSPTGYGSGDHTPEPCVPSPSATCGVMWAVTDMASVPKGSVLIDPQTFQPIVNQDGSLYHFDPSNLPPTATGGGPWPAAGGGKVSKRKFEKQKSFNSKNNLNSSSSLESSIDGPVLGKSVDCGLQTVIPTDNGPGAVTTIMTMTASPPTTIAEEVVNELGCYDAGGGGTGGGGLKLLSVKDNPDMDENSSLCEEISQTTNELGALKLQKHQATSPMLQASELQPIDMNEIQYGTNPSDSGSLVHTANTTTLLDEDRSLIDEVAETTGDEPDDLGDTLDALGKTDPTSHNNNNNNNNPALGAAVQLLHVHDPVSSSSTLDAADDDDDEDDDEDRSETPTDGGQEEVDKKNDMVKVANVVQTVVPLTSYASASATPNGGGSAGVSAYTVTYDGGGSGHPGTTVYATGTPGLSTTTYQTAPDGAIYAVPSSLVYTYPTAMDPAEMSGGYFVPVYDPQQQQREASLCSTPGASIYSAPAGAASTVLHPIAYTQSAAAAAAYTGAPLYQNPVMYSSDQFPAAQAAAAAAAAGQLSQYPISYPIGIGYPFNGATYQNYWNQPITYYVPQTPVPSTVGGASILMPPPMPQTPGTGGIITTTATVPTNTPGPSGAPMAGKRNTTPPQNGGHGQSQGGATHSASVTPVPISPFATNIPVPLPDTTSAAATGAPMYAAFPQPLYPNMLPFASPMATHPHPAAAPAGTLVPTAASFHPHPVPTGAPQHHPSAHHPAAAASGPHADSSASSGGQHRPAAHYHHHHQQQQQGQQGGSGHYSSTNGPSNGGGGGNSSSSSSSSNSSHSGGNHSNNSATNAPTPQSTPSTPLSLPLSLPPHHGGVPAGATPKGMPLFPTPPIMPNVASGGGYAGHHHYASSDDRKPGNGGGYKPRGQAAAAAAGSNGGPTGGSYFNYNASTNGRQMTPNSTGGGGNYQPQGGMKGGYAQNNTGNNNQNQNGPLILGPPPSGKLNRHDGSGQPNAVPPANGNSSNNNKPPLIPTLPSMVVPGATAPNAAGLAGDKARLNRSSKPPNLDLKRSYNSNSYGGVNSRNTPSTNSNESNGSPNSITSSSVHEHGASQSHHPMVPHHAHHHAGGHGGAGNHPATPTSHHHAGSHPVVSAGGGQQQPAQQHGGLHHHHHPGHPAGPHGQHHPHHGGGGGQSMAHGVPQQAQHGGPGGGGGATHYYHAGGGQSMAQAGGSGQVGHSGQSSYYAGNGPSHRGGSVGSNGGGNGAAGSGSGGNGGGHGAGHPHAMPAAAVMHNSAVAAAAAAAAAVEPYHQQLIPINAATGMSYVKIGQAYYPSLTLPQSRRSPPNEIRPIAGVYPTMNMVMPASRQFTPRPQHSSSYSNAKVNKSLR; this is encoded by the exons ATTGCTGGTGGAAAAGGCAAGCATTTAACCCGCAGTCACGCGATGCGTGAGTCAACCTCGCCGCCCCGAACACCGACGCCGCGATCACCATCCGATACgcacaccaccagcagcagcagcagcagcagcaatccaatcagcggtggcggcggcggcggcggcagtacGGGTGGTACGATCAACACGACCACTGCcagcactaccaccacaaccaccaacgCGGTTGCgaccagtagcagcagtaccagcggcaacaacaacaacaacaacaacattggCACCctctgcaatggtccccagaGTCAGCACGAGCGAGGAAACGGCGGCGCGTCAGCATCGGCATCCACCATGATGAGCGACACCGATTCGCTCGCCAAACACAACAGCTCCGGACcgggtggaggtggtggaggaggaggcagCAGTGGCAACGGCTCGCCGAACATTGTCCTGTTTGCTGGTGGGGAGGAGCAGCGCAGCACCAGTGGCAAAAGTCAGCTGGACCTAGACTTCCCGAAGCTGACACCGCCGAAGACGTCCTTCAATCCGAACGCCGGCAGCAACGGTAGCAATCAACATCACCCGAAAAGCAATGGCAGCGTGAAAAACAATGGTGGCGGCAAAGCGAACGGTGCCGCTGCGGTGTGCGAGACGGACAAATCGACGGCGACCAGCACCGGCACTACGAAGCAGCTGTCGGCGGCGCCGACTGTCGTCAGCACGGTGGGTTCACCGACGCAGCCCGGTGGCAGTAGCATCGACACACCGGACGGTGGGGGAGCGGGCCGTGGCGGAGGTATGCCGGCGGGTCCGACCAATCCGTCCAACCACAACCATCTCGTGTCTGGCGAGCAGGCGATGGGCGGCGAACCGACGACGGCGTCCTCGGACAGGCAGCAACACTCGCCGGCAACGTCAccggcaaacagcagcagcaactattGTGATAGCGATGGCCGCCACGGTCcgtaccagcaccagcagcagcgggaggtgaacttcagcagcagccaggACGGTGCCGCCACCGACGGTCCGATCAATATACAGTTTTCGCACGAAACGGAAACGCGCTACATACAGTGCGACAGTCCGACCGATGGCCTTATGCGAAGTAGCGGTGTGGTGGCGGGCACTGGTCCAACGGCGACGCCGCCGAGCGGTGGCAAGAAACGCAGCGGCGCCTCCGGCAAGGGTGGCAATAAGGCGGCCCGGCTGAAGAACCTAAGCGGTGGCTCCTCGTCCAGCGTcgatggcggtggcggtggcctcggcggcggcggcggcatggCCTCGTTCATGTCGCGCGACAGCCTGTGCGACCCGTTCACCGACCAAAGCGGCGTGAATTTGCTGCAGTTCTTCAAGGAAACGCTGAACAAAAACTTCAAAGATCGCAACATGCTGATGAAGATCGAGAAGGAGCTGCTGTCGCTCGCGATGGACCGGAGCCGCAGCCAGATGAAGTTTCCGCCCATGTCTTCCTACAACCGGATGCTGATCCACCGGGTCGCGGCGTACTTCGGCATGGAGCACAACGTGGACGCGACGCAGCAGTGCGTGATTGCGGAGGTGACGCCGGCCACCCGCATCCCGGACATACGGTTCAAGAATCTCATCTCGGACAGCTTCTCGGAGGAGCCGCGCAAGTCGATCCTGAAGCGGGACACGCACAGCTTCGACGAGTACCACCGgtttggtggtggcggcgggggagatggaggaggaggcggtggtggtgggggtggCAGGGGTGGTGGTAGCGGGTTGCTGCACTGTCCCGACCGGGGCATGCTCGACCGGAAGGCGAAAAGCTTCGAGGAGCGGGACGAAGAGTACGACAAGTCGAAGCGGAGGCTGTTCAAAAACCGTGAG CATGATTCCGAGTCCGATCAGTGGCAGTGGATATCGACcgatggtgttggtgttgctggtggtggcggcggcggcccgaCGCTGATTGACGTCCATGCTGTCCGGCACCAGCAGAAACTGCAGAACAatcgcttgctgaaagtacaATCCGTG TCAATTGAGGGACGATCGGACGAGCGGCCTTGCGTTTCGAAATCGCACAGCTTCGGTGGTTATGGCGGATCGTCGCAGAATGCATCGCTGCTGCGGGGCGATTCGATAACGTCGACCAAAAGTGCCGGTGCCCGGCTGTTCACGAAGCAGGACTCTAACGCCAGCACCAACACGCCCTGGAGGCTGTCCCCGTCGAGCAGtgg GTCGTACCTTACTTCCAGTTACAAAACGCAATCGATCCGCTCGGACTCGGTAACACCGTCCCCGACCGGCTACGGCAGCGGCGACCACACACCGGAACCGTGCGTACCATCCCCGTCGGCCACGTGCGGCGTGATGTGGGCCGTAACCGATATGGCAAGCGTGCCTAAGGGCAGCGTACTGATTGATCCGCAAACGTTCCAGCCAATCGTAAACCAGGACGG CTCGCTGTACCATTTCGATCCCTCCAATCTGCCTCCGACGGCGACTGGTGGTGGTCCCTGGCCAGCTGCGGGCGGCGGCAAAGTGTCGAAGCGAAAGTTTGAGAAGCAGAAATCGTTCAACAGTAAGAACAatctcaacagcagcagctcgctcGAAAGCTCGATCGACGGGCCGGTGCTCGGCAAGTCGGTCGACTGCGGGCTGCAGACGGTAATCCCGACCGACAATGGACCGGGGGCCGTCACGACCATTATGACGATGACGGCGTCACCACCGACCACCATCGCGGAGGAGGTGGTCAACGAGCTCGGTTGCTACGatgcgggtggtggtggcaccGGTGGCGGCGGCCTAAAGTTGCTGAGCGTTAAGGATAATCCCGATATGGATG AAAATTCAAGCCTCTGCGAAGAGATCTCACAAACCACAAACGAGCTTGGCGCGCTGAAGTTGCAGAAACATCAAGCCACCAGTCCCATGCTGCAGGCCAGCGAACTGCAGCCAATCGATATGAACGAA ATTCAGTACGGTACTAACCCGAGTGACAGTGGAAGCCTGGTGCATACTGCCAACACTACAACGCTGCTGGACGAGGACCGATCGCTGATCGACGAGGTGGCGGAAACGACCGGCGACGAACCGGATGATCTCGGCGACACGCTGGACGCGCTCGGTAAAACCGACCCGAccagccacaacaacaacaacaacaacaataatccGGCTCTGGGTGCTGCTGTACAATTGTTGCACGTACACGATCCTGTCAGTAGTAGCAGCACGCTAGACGCcgccgacgatgacgatgacgaggacgacgacgaggatcGCAGCGAAACGCCAACCGACGGTGGGCAGGAGGAGGTGGACAAGAAGAACGACATGGTGAAGGTGGCGAACGTGGTCCAAACGGTGGTGCCGCTAACGAGCTACGCCAGTGCCAGCGCTACACCGAACGGCGGTGGGAGTGCGGGCGTCAGTGCGTACACCGTCACGTAcgacggtggtggtagtggccaTCCGGGTACTACCGTGTATGCGACCGGCACACCGGGCCTGTCCACGACGACATATCAGACTGCG CCGGACGGTGCCATCTACGCGGTACCATCGTCGCTGGTCTACACATATCCCACGGCAATGGATCCGGCCGAAATGTCCGGCGGGTACTTTGTGCCGGTGTACgatccgcagcagcagcagcgcgaggCAAGCCTCTGTTCGACGCCGGGCGCGTCGATCTATTCGGCCCCGGCCGGTGCCGCCTCGACCGTGCTGCATCCGATCGCGTACACGCAGAGTGCGGCAGCGGCCGCAGCGTACACCGGTGCGCCACTGTACCAGAACCCGGTCATGTACTCGTCCGACCAGTTCCCGGCGGCCCAGGCCGCGGCAGCGGCCGCAGCAGCCGGCCAGCTTTCGCAGTATCCCATTAGCTATCCGATCGGTATAGGATACCCGTTCAATG GTGCTACGTACCAAAACTACTGGAATCAGCCAATCACTTACTACGTTCCTCAGACGCCCGTCCCGTCGACGGTTGGTGGTGCGTCCATACTCATGCCGCCGCCGATGCCGCAAACGCCCGGCACCGGGGGCATCATCACGACCACGGCCACCGTACCGACGAACACGCCCGGCCCGTCCGGGGCACCGATGGCGGGCAAGCGCAACACGACACCGCCCCAGAACGGTGGGCACGGCCAGTCGCAGGGCGGCGCCACGCACAGTGCCTCGGTAACGCCCGTGCCGATCTCACCGTTCGCCACGAATATTCCCGTACCACTGCCCGACACCacgtcggcggcggcgaccGGAGCCCCGATGTACGCCGCCTTCCCGCAGCCCCTGTACCCGAACATGCTTCCATTCGCCAGCCCGATGGCGACCCATCCCCATCCGGCTGCGGCCCCCGCCGGCACACTGGTACCCACTGCCGCATCATTCCATCCGCACCCGGTACCGACCGGTGCACCGCAGCACCATCCCAGCGCTCACCATCCGGCGGCCGCCGCTTCCGGCCCGCACGCCGACTCGTCCGCCAGCAGCGGAGGGCAGCACCGTCCAGCAGCacactaccaccatcatcaccagcagcagcagcaggggcaGCAGGGAGGCAGTGGCCACTATTCCAGCACGAACGGACCGTCGAATGGAGGCGGTGGCggcaacagcagtagcagtagcagcagtagcaacagcagtcACAGCGGTGGcaaccacagcaacaacagtgcCACAAACGCACCCACACCCCAGTCGACGCCGAGCACACCGCTCTCGCTGCCCCTGTCGTTGCCGCCCCATCACGGCGGTGTGCCGGCCGGTGCAACGCCCAAAGGTATGCCGCTCTTTCCAACGCCCCCGATCATGCCGAATGTGGCGAGCGGCGGAGGATACGCGGGGCATCACCATTACGCGTCGTCGGACGACCGGAAGCCGGGCAACGGGGGAGGCTACAAGCCGAGAGGccaggcggcggcggcggcggccggttCCAACGGGGGGCCAACCGGTGGCAGCTACTTCAACTACAACGCATCGACCAACGGACGGCAAATGACACCGAACAGCACGGGCGGCGGAGGCAACTATCAGCCGCAGGGAGGCATGAAGGGTGGCTACGCACAGAACAATACAGGGAACAATAACCAGAACCAGAACGGACCGCTAATCCTGGGGCCGCCGCCGTCGGGCAAGCTGAACCGCCACGATGGCTCGGGCCAGCCGAACGCCGTGCCACCGGCGAACGGCAACTcctcgaacaacaacaaaccgccGCTGATACCGACGCTACCGAGCATGGTGGTGCCGGGGGCGACCGCACCGAACGCCGCCGGTCTGGCGGGCGATAAAGCACGCCTCAATCGCTCCTCGAAACCGCCCAACCTGGACCTGAAGCGGAgctacaacagcaacagctacGGTGGGGTGAACAGCCGCAACACGCCCAGCACGAACTCGAACGAGAGCAACGGCTCACCGAACAGTATTACGTCTTCTTCCGTGCACGAGCACGGTGCGTCCCAGTCGCACCATCCGATGGTGCCGCACCACGCGCACCATCACGCCGGCGGACACGGCGGAGCCGGCAACCATCCGGCGACACCGACGTCTCACCATCACGCGGGCAGCCATCCGGTGGTGTCGGCGGGCGGCGGGCAGCAGCAACCTGCCCAGCAGCACGGTGgactgcaccaccaccatcatccggGACATCCGGCGGGGCCGCACGGGCAGCATCATCCGCatcacggtggtggtggcggccaGTCGATGGCACACGGTGTGCCGCAACAAGCGCAGCACGGTGGTCCGGGCGGTGGAGGGGGCGCCACACACTATTACCACGCGGGTGGAGGACAGTCGATGGCACAGGCTGGTGGTAGTGGGCAGGTGGGCCACTCTGGCCAATCGTCCTACTACGCGGGCAACGGTCCGTCGCACCGAGGTGGCAGCGTGGGAAGCAACGGGGGCGGTAATGGAGCGGCCGGTTCTGGGTCGGGCGGAAATGGAGGTGGCCACGGAGCGGGACATCCGCACGCGATGCCGGCCGCCGCCGTAATGCACAACTCAGCggttgcggcggcggcggcggctgcggccgCTGTCGAACCGTACCATCAGCAGCTGATCCCGATCAATGCGGCGACCGGAATGTCGTACGTCAAAATCGGACAGGCGTATTAT CCATCGCTAACATTGCCACAAAGCCGCCGATCGCCTCCTAATGAAATACGTCCAATTGCCGGGGTCTATCCGACGATGAATATGGTGATGCCGG CATCTCGACAATTCACACCACGaccacagcacagcagcagctacagcaatGCCAAGGTGAATAAATCGCTTCGATAA